A single window of Prochlorothrix hollandica PCC 9006 = CALU 1027 DNA harbors:
- the petP gene encoding cytochrome b6f subunit PetP has translation MAIGIGQKVRVTSIRDGLSGGVKQLVESGSIGEVKGYRVLDGANVGVVVKFNDDFSTWFFEEEVEPASGGRFRR, from the coding sequence AAGGTGCGGGTGACCAGCATTCGCGATGGTCTGTCAGGCGGTGTTAAGCAACTCGTGGAGAGTGGATCCATTGGTGAAGTCAAGGGCTACCGAGTCCTGGATGGGGCTAATGTGGGGGTTGTGGTTAAATTTAACGATGACTTCAGCACCTGGTTTTTTGAAGAAGAAGTTGAACCCGCATCTGGGGGTCGGTTCCGGCGATGA